A region from the Brevibacterium paucivorans genome encodes:
- a CDS encoding alpha/beta fold hydrolase: MSHPSQAAFGAAPATTPPDLAEWDPQWSRVVTVPTFEGERSFHVLDTLPALRERGLEPTGTIVALHGNPTWSYLWRRLARATVDAAGTPGTRTWRVIAPDQLEMGYSERIEHSNLPTPLGDDPTQRRIAQRVADFDAVISELTAEVSATSGADHPLVTLGHDWGGVLSLTWAARHQDRVAAVMTLNTAVWHDDNENIPAALRAALTGPVLPYSTVRTDAFLRATLALSNSMPAEVANAYRSPYQTAAERHGIGQFVADIPATSDHPSHGELQELARDIATIEAPALILWGPKDPVFQERYLRDLRKRLPQADIHRFERTSHLFAEDVDYASTVLQWLGATLPADGQATQDVQAVQATQDVHDVPMIFDALDARHTDPSVASVDMSKDQAISWAQLSHVVDAIALSLQEKGLKRGDRVSLLIPPGNNLTAAAYAVLKAGGVVVVADAGLGAAGMTRAVKASDPQWIIGEVPGLTLARGAGWPGRRVSVTPLNALTRRLLGVETSMTEMSRRWVKSHEKVETPHLDDDAAVLFTSGSTGPAKGVRYTHRALGALATVLKRHFDVKPGTGLVAGFPPFALLGPGIGASSVTPNMSVTKPRTLTARALAEAVAAGSCTMVFASPAAYTNVAATADELTDEQREACAGVEVALSAGAPVPLELMRKIKTVFPNASVHSPYGMTEGLLLADITADGVAEAKEAASDHGVCVGRPIEGVRFAIAPILSDGSPSDELVELSSSEASEAVGVLGEFVVSADHIKSGYDRLWLTDVESKRDTAGGHTWHRSNDIGHVDAKGRIWVEGRTQHIVTTPYGPVAPGGVEAVVDTVPGVSRSAVVGVGPHGNQALVVVLERTGDMKPGLAGLDITEQIRETVLEKCDLDVAAVLVAKDFVTDIRHNSKINRERLHEWAEAQLG, encoded by the coding sequence GTGTCCCACCCTTCACAGGCGGCGTTCGGAGCCGCACCGGCAACCACCCCACCCGACCTGGCCGAATGGGACCCACAGTGGTCACGCGTCGTAACGGTGCCCACCTTCGAAGGCGAACGTTCGTTCCATGTCCTCGACACCCTGCCCGCGTTGCGTGAGCGCGGCCTCGAGCCCACCGGCACGATCGTCGCCCTGCACGGAAACCCCACGTGGTCGTACCTGTGGCGTCGCCTGGCCCGGGCCACTGTGGACGCTGCCGGTACACCCGGAACTCGCACCTGGCGCGTCATCGCCCCAGATCAGCTGGAAATGGGGTACTCGGAGCGCATCGAGCATTCCAACCTGCCCACGCCCCTCGGTGACGACCCCACTCAGCGCCGCATCGCGCAACGTGTCGCAGACTTTGACGCTGTCATCTCAGAGTTAACCGCCGAGGTGTCCGCCACCTCGGGCGCGGACCACCCCTTGGTGACGCTGGGACACGACTGGGGCGGGGTCCTGTCACTGACCTGGGCGGCCCGCCACCAAGACCGCGTCGCCGCCGTTATGACCCTCAACACCGCGGTGTGGCACGACGACAACGAAAACATTCCCGCGGCCCTGCGCGCAGCACTCACCGGCCCTGTTTTGCCTTACTCCACCGTGCGCACGGATGCCTTCCTTCGCGCCACCTTGGCGCTGTCGAACTCCATGCCGGCCGAGGTCGCAAACGCCTACCGCTCTCCGTACCAGACGGCGGCCGAACGCCACGGAATCGGGCAGTTCGTCGCGGACATTCCAGCCACCTCGGACCACCCGTCACACGGTGAGCTACAGGAACTCGCCCGCGACATCGCCACGATTGAGGCCCCGGCGTTGATCCTGTGGGGCCCCAAGGACCCGGTCTTCCAAGAGCGGTACCTGCGCGATCTGCGTAAGCGACTCCCCCAGGCTGATATTCACCGGTTTGAGCGCACCAGCCACTTGTTCGCTGAAGATGTGGACTACGCTTCGACGGTTCTGCAGTGGCTTGGGGCCACGCTTCCGGCTGATGGGCAAGCAACGCAGGACGTGCAGGCTGTGCAGGCTACACAGGACGTGCACGACGTACCCATGATCTTTGACGCCTTGGACGCCCGTCACACTGACCCATCCGTGGCCAGCGTAGACATGAGCAAGGACCAGGCGATCAGCTGGGCGCAGCTGAGCCACGTGGTTGACGCGATCGCGTTGAGCCTTCAGGAGAAGGGGCTCAAGCGCGGCGACCGCGTGAGCCTCCTGATCCCACCCGGCAACAACCTCACCGCCGCCGCGTACGCCGTGCTCAAGGCCGGAGGTGTCGTGGTTGTTGCCGACGCCGGCCTGGGTGCCGCTGGCATGACCCGCGCGGTGAAGGCTTCGGATCCGCAGTGGATTATTGGTGAGGTTCCCGGCCTGACCCTGGCCCGAGGTGCCGGCTGGCCCGGCCGTCGCGTTTCCGTGACCCCGCTCAACGCGCTCACGCGCCGCCTGTTGGGTGTCGAGACGTCGATGACTGAAATGTCGCGCCGCTGGGTCAAGTCCCACGAAAAGGTCGAAACGCCACACCTGGACGACGACGCGGCCGTGCTGTTTACCTCCGGGTCTACCGGCCCGGCCAAGGGTGTGCGGTACACGCACCGAGCACTGGGCGCCTTGGCTACGGTTCTCAAGCGTCATTTCGACGTCAAACCCGGTACCGGCCTGGTAGCCGGGTTCCCGCCGTTTGCGCTGTTGGGGCCGGGAATTGGCGCCAGTTCCGTGACTCCGAATATGTCGGTCACCAAGCCGCGCACGCTCACGGCGCGCGCCCTGGCCGAGGCGGTTGCCGCCGGATCTTGCACCATGGTTTTCGCGTCCCCGGCTGCATACACCAATGTTGCGGCAACCGCTGATGAGCTCACTGACGAACAACGCGAAGCGTGCGCCGGTGTCGAGGTGGCACTGTCTGCTGGCGCGCCCGTTCCGCTTGAGCTCATGCGGAAGATCAAGACCGTCTTCCCCAACGCGTCCGTTCACTCGCCGTACGGCATGACGGAAGGTCTGTTGCTAGCCGACATCACTGCCGACGGCGTGGCAGAAGCGAAGGAGGCAGCTAGTGATCACGGCGTGTGCGTGGGGCGCCCGATCGAGGGCGTGCGTTTTGCGATCGCCCCAATTCTTTCCGACGGTTCCCCGTCCGATGAGCTGGTTGAACTCTCTTCGTCCGAGGCTTCTGAAGCTGTGGGGGTTTTGGGTGAGTTCGTGGTGTCAGCCGACCACATCAAGTCTGGCTACGACCGCCTGTGGCTCACCGATGTCGAATCAAAACGCGACACGGCAGGCGGCCACACATGGCACCGCAGCAACGACATTGGTCACGTGGACGCTAAGGGGCGCATCTGGGTTGAAGGGCGCACGCAACACATTGTGACTACACCTTATGGCCCAGTGGCTCCCGGAGGTGTTGAAGCGGTTGTGGACACGGTTCCTGGAGTTTCGCGCAGTGCCGTGGTGGGTGTTGGGCCGCACGGTAACCAAGCACTCGTCGTTGTTTTGGAGCGCACAGGAGACATGAAACCCGGTTTGGCGGGCCTCGACATTACCGAACAGATCCGGGAAACCGTACTCGAGAAGTGCGACCTGGACGTGGCGGCTGTTCTTGTGGCCAAGGACTTCGTCACCGACATCCGCCACAACTCCAAGATCAACCGCGAACGGCTACACGAATGGGCCGAAGCCCAGCTGGGGTGA
- a CDS encoding 3-oxoacyl-ACP reductase, translating to MANAHAHSTNALPISDQIVLITGGARGLGAALTKTFVSEGASVVINYRTSEDAAGELVKSIEGQGGRALAVQADVTDFRAVLAMFKYVQDEWNAPVSTVVNNALVDFSFNGDERPHADEIDYEHFSAQFRGSVGGAVNTIQSALPGFRELGSGRVINIGTNLFQNPVVPYHDYTASKAALLSVTRTFAKDLGPLGVRVNMVSGGLLRTTDASSATPPEVFDAIASTTPLGHVTTPEEFAAAATFFASPASRAVTGQNLVVDNGLVFD from the coding sequence ATGGCTAACGCACATGCCCATTCGACAAACGCTTTGCCCATCAGCGACCAGATTGTCCTGATCACTGGGGGTGCCCGAGGTCTGGGCGCGGCTCTGACGAAGACGTTCGTTTCCGAAGGTGCCAGTGTCGTCATCAACTACCGCACCAGCGAAGATGCTGCAGGTGAACTTGTTAAATCGATTGAGGGACAGGGCGGCCGGGCGCTCGCCGTTCAGGCCGATGTCACCGACTTCCGCGCGGTTCTTGCCATGTTTAAGTATGTGCAAGACGAGTGGAACGCCCCAGTGTCCACCGTGGTGAACAACGCGTTGGTGGACTTTTCCTTTAACGGGGACGAACGCCCCCACGCCGATGAAATCGACTATGAACACTTTTCCGCGCAGTTCCGCGGTTCCGTGGGTGGCGCGGTGAACACGATCCAGTCGGCCTTGCCTGGGTTCCGTGAACTGGGGTCCGGGCGCGTGATCAACATTGGCACTAACCTGTTCCAGAACCCGGTTGTTCCGTATCACGACTACACCGCTTCAAAGGCCGCGCTTTTGTCCGTGACCAGGACTTTCGCAAAGGACCTGGGGCCTCTGGGAGTCCGGGTGAACATGGTGTCCGGCGGTCTGTTGCGTACCACGGACGCGTCTTCGGCCACCCCGCCCGAGGTGTTTGACGCTATCGCTTCCACCACCCCTTTGGGGCATGTCACCACTCCCGAAGAGTTCGCGGCGGCAGCCACGTTCTTCGCGTCCCCAGCTTCGCGCGCTGTGACTGGTCAGAACTTGGTGGTCGACAACGGTCTGGTGTTCGACTGA
- a CDS encoding DUF692 family multinuclear iron-containing protein, giving the protein MSSLPAGLGVGWRWEMRQSQAKLTPAFVEVLAENHNPHDLDEYLQVLVDSDVPVVTHGVSLSLGSAEPPDADTLNMLNAVAEACDSPVISEHIALVRAQELDGFSSPHARVLEAGHLLPVPLTSDQLAVMVDNVNRAQDVLQRPLALEPIATLVEWPDPQMPEGEFVTALLDATGAGLVLDIANVWANATNHGRDPLTDVLAMPLERIAYCHIAGGSWRGDMYHDTHASPVVQQVMTLAHEVVERTGPVPLMLERDSAFPPEDEMFAELNALSDIAGLDRITP; this is encoded by the coding sequence GTGAGTAGTCTCCCCGCTGGCTTAGGTGTGGGGTGGCGTTGGGAAATGCGTCAGTCGCAGGCCAAATTGACGCCTGCTTTTGTTGAGGTTCTAGCCGAGAACCACAATCCGCACGACCTGGACGAATACTTGCAGGTTCTTGTGGATTCGGATGTCCCGGTGGTCACTCACGGGGTGTCACTGTCTCTGGGTTCGGCTGAACCCCCGGACGCGGATACCTTGAACATGCTCAACGCGGTTGCAGAAGCGTGCGACTCCCCAGTGATCAGTGAACACATTGCACTGGTTCGCGCCCAGGAACTAGACGGGTTTTCGTCGCCGCACGCCCGGGTGCTGGAAGCTGGGCACTTGTTGCCAGTCCCGCTCACCAGTGACCAGCTGGCTGTCATGGTCGACAACGTGAACCGCGCACAAGATGTGTTGCAACGCCCGCTCGCACTCGAGCCGATCGCCACCCTGGTGGAATGGCCGGACCCGCAGATGCCCGAAGGCGAGTTCGTGACAGCGCTCTTAGATGCAACAGGGGCCGGGCTCGTGCTCGATATTGCGAACGTGTGGGCAAACGCCACTAATCACGGGCGCGACCCGCTCACCGATGTTCTGGCCATGCCTTTAGAGCGAATCGCGTACTGTCACATCGCGGGCGGCTCGTGGCGAGGCGATATGTACCACGACACTCACGCTAGCCCTGTTGTACAGCAAGTCATGACGTTGGCCCATGAAGTGGTGGAGCGAACCGGTCCGGTTCCGCTCATGTTGGAACGTGACTCAGCGTTCCCACCTGAAGACGAAATGTTCGCTGAACTCAACGCGCTCTCCGACATCGCAGGCCTAGACAGGATCACGCCGTGA
- a CDS encoding NAD-dependent epimerase/dehydratase family protein produces MRICVTGASGLLGSGVARALIEQGHHVTTLQRRPSGVDGAQDVLGSVTDPACVEGALAGAEAVIHLAAKVSMAGDSAQFDRVNIDGTRTVVEAAQAAGVKRFVHISSPSVAHSGSSIIGDGAQPANPQTARGDYARTKAQGEIIALNADSDSFPVIVLRPHLMWGPGDTQLTERVIERAKQGRIPILGSGTPLIDTLYSTNAIDAILAALEVVPHTHGEALVVTNGQPRPVGELLNRIAVAGGADPIRMHVPAGAAKVAGSAIETVWNLTEHDDEPPLTHFLAEQLSTAHWFDQRRTREALNWTPAVSIEQGLKILAQHYGK; encoded by the coding sequence ATGCGAATTTGTGTCACTGGCGCTTCTGGACTGTTGGGATCTGGTGTTGCTCGCGCGCTCATTGAGCAGGGCCACCACGTGACCACTTTGCAGCGCAGGCCGTCCGGGGTTGACGGGGCGCAGGATGTGCTGGGATCTGTCACGGACCCTGCGTGTGTGGAAGGTGCGCTCGCCGGCGCCGAGGCGGTCATCCACCTGGCAGCGAAAGTCTCCATGGCGGGTGACTCGGCGCAGTTTGACCGCGTGAACATCGATGGAACACGCACGGTGGTTGAAGCCGCCCAGGCTGCGGGTGTGAAGCGTTTCGTCCACATTTCATCGCCTTCGGTGGCACACTCAGGGTCGTCAATTATTGGGGATGGAGCCCAACCCGCAAACCCGCAAACAGCCCGCGGGGACTACGCACGCACAAAAGCACAGGGCGAAATCATTGCACTGAACGCAGACTCCGATTCGTTCCCCGTGATTGTGCTACGCCCCCACCTCATGTGGGGCCCTGGTGATACGCAACTGACCGAACGCGTCATCGAACGCGCCAAACAGGGCCGCATCCCCATCTTGGGTTCGGGCACTCCCCTGATCGACACGCTGTATTCGACGAACGCTATAGACGCGATCCTCGCAGCCCTTGAGGTGGTGCCCCACACGCACGGGGAGGCACTCGTGGTGACTAACGGGCAACCTCGGCCGGTTGGCGAACTTCTCAACAGGATTGCCGTGGCTGGCGGAGCTGACCCCATCCGCATGCACGTCCCAGCCGGCGCCGCGAAAGTGGCAGGTTCTGCGATTGAGACCGTGTGGAACCTCACCGAGCACGACGACGAACCACCTCTCACGCACTTCCTTGCCGAGCAGTTGTCGACCGCGCACTGGTTTGACCAGCGCCGCACCCGTGAGGCGCTGAATTGGACGCCCGCTGTGAGCATCGAGCAGGGTCTGAAGATCCTGGCTCAGCACTACGGAAAGTAA
- a CDS encoding ArsR/SmtB family transcription factor, with amino-acid sequence MSETTAVDVSKIHPEGDCDIPTEFSSQKNISLTAELFKALATPSRLKILLTLSHGSASVSKIVIATELSQPLVSQHLKVLRGIHLVSVQRDGREAIYSLMDDHVAHIILDAMAHVNELENAN; translated from the coding sequence ATGTCAGAAACTACAGCCGTCGATGTCAGCAAGATTCACCCTGAGGGTGACTGCGACATTCCAACAGAATTTTCGTCGCAAAAAAACATCAGCCTTACCGCTGAACTGTTTAAAGCTCTTGCTACACCGTCGCGCTTGAAAATTCTGCTCACTTTATCCCATGGATCGGCCAGCGTCAGCAAAATCGTAATCGCAACCGAGCTGTCACAGCCACTGGTGTCACAGCACCTCAAAGTGCTCCGTGGGATTCATCTGGTGTCCGTGCAACGCGATGGTCGAGAAGCGATCTACTCGCTCATGGACGACCACGTCGCGCACATCATTCTTGACGCCATGGCCCACGTCAACGAACTCGAGAACGCCAACTAG
- a CDS encoding pyridoxal phosphate-dependent aminotransferase, giving the protein MSSNQPLPSTLTRISDRAKVVRPFSVMNILQRVAELEDQGRDIISLCVGEPLQGAPKAVRTRAADIMTDGTSLGYSPAAGILPLREALSGHYKRWYGLDIPADRFFVTTGSSGAFLLSFLACFDPGDRVALARPGYAAYKNILAGLGIEVVELDCGPDERFQPTVELLDQAHSEGALAGIMLASPANPTGTMIPGEQFEQLSKWCYSHDVRIISDEIYHGITFTDSIGDCALQFNDDAIVISSFSKYWGMTGWRLGWAVLPENLVDTVSGLAGNYALCAPVPAQHAAVEAFTESAYAEGEEALAGFARARQNVLDAAPSLGWRDLAPADGAFYMYGLVEDVLGPYETATQWCSALLETEGVAVSPGLDFDNVNGDKWVRISLAAGPEAVAEALRRIAKFQAAYLEK; this is encoded by the coding sequence ATGAGTAGCAACCAACCTTTACCCAGCACCCTGACACGCATTTCAGACCGGGCGAAGGTGGTGCGCCCGTTCTCTGTCATGAACATTCTGCAACGTGTAGCAGAACTCGAAGATCAGGGTCGCGACATCATTTCCCTGTGCGTGGGTGAACCGCTGCAGGGCGCACCTAAAGCAGTTCGCACCCGTGCTGCAGACATCATGACCGATGGCACGTCCCTGGGCTACTCGCCAGCCGCCGGTATCCTGCCTCTGCGCGAAGCACTGTCCGGCCACTACAAACGCTGGTACGGACTGGACATCCCAGCCGACCGGTTCTTCGTCACCACGGGATCCTCCGGTGCGTTCCTCCTGTCCTTCCTCGCGTGCTTTGACCCAGGTGACCGCGTGGCTCTGGCCCGTCCCGGCTACGCGGCGTACAAGAACATTTTGGCCGGCCTGGGTATCGAGGTCGTCGAACTGGACTGTGGCCCCGACGAACGCTTCCAACCCACGGTTGAATTGCTGGACCAGGCACACAGTGAAGGTGCGCTCGCGGGTATCATGCTCGCCTCACCGGCGAACCCCACCGGCACCATGATCCCTGGTGAGCAGTTCGAACAGCTCTCCAAATGGTGCTACAGCCACGACGTTCGCATCATCAGCGACGAAATCTACCACGGCATCACCTTCACGGACTCGATCGGTGACTGCGCCCTGCAGTTCAACGACGACGCAATTGTCATTAGCTCATTCTCTAAGTACTGGGGCATGACCGGTTGGCGTTTAGGCTGGGCCGTTCTGCCCGAAAACCTTGTGGACACGGTTTCGGGCCTTGCTGGAAACTACGCGCTGTGCGCCCCGGTTCCAGCTCAGCACGCCGCCGTGGAAGCCTTCACCGAATCTGCCTACGCGGAAGGCGAGGAGGCCCTCGCCGGGTTTGCTCGCGCGCGTCAAAACGTTCTGGACGCTGCCCCGTCGCTGGGCTGGCGTGACCTGGCACCTGCTGACGGCGCGTTCTATATGTATGGCCTGGTAGAGGACGTTCTGGGGCCGTATGAAACCGCCACCCAGTGGTGTTCGGCGTTGCTGGAAACGGAAGGTGTCGCGGTGTCGCCCGGTCTTGACTTCGACAACGTGAACGGTGACAAGTGGGTGCGTATTTCCTTGGCTGCCGGGCCCGAGGCGGTTGCTGAGGCCCTGCGTCGCATCGCTAAGTTCCAAGCGGCTTATCTGGAAAAGTAA
- a CDS encoding malate synthase has product MFTVNGPHITGIDNIFTPAACDFLDELHRLFYARRRELLAARNASRGGFENGDLPTFDPATSDIRNGDWKVVGTSGAPGLKRRVVELATPVEPREAAKSCNSDADVWMADLEDGMAPTWSNVVTAHECLMRAARGDFAFQSRSGKTFKARNPHPPTMVLRPRGWNLTEDHLTWTDATGRAHPASATLVDFGLFVFHNSRPLLKRNHGPYFYLPKVENRHEARLWNSLFEHAQETLGFARGTIRATVLIESVTAAFQMDEILYELRDHVVGLAAGRWDYVGSLVTHFGLREGFTVPQRDEIRSDSPFIRAFTDLLVSTCHRRGAQALGGLSTAVVESAHLPVAEPHERERVYEDKLAEVSAGFDGTWIAHRSLIDVVRAAYGKARADRAAVPVAEVVATDRVDLTEQLLTVPSGVISEEGVRWNLRVCLHYIDAWLRGVGSVGYNGYVEDVSTAELARLQLWQWTRQGVTLEDGRMLSQALVTRFLVEELAVLPRTNADHFDEAEDFVHSALRSESAPEPFYPVAYRDHMVFRGASVLSPSRGSAPGVSRAA; this is encoded by the coding sequence ATGTTCACCGTCAACGGGCCACACATCACCGGCATCGACAACATCTTCACTCCCGCCGCGTGCGACTTCCTCGACGAACTCCACCGATTGTTCTACGCGCGCCGACGCGAACTTCTCGCCGCTCGCAACGCCAGCCGAGGTGGTTTCGAGAACGGTGACCTCCCCACTTTTGACCCTGCCACCAGCGATATCCGCAACGGAGACTGGAAGGTGGTTGGCACCTCGGGAGCGCCGGGACTCAAACGCCGCGTTGTGGAGCTGGCGACCCCGGTGGAACCCCGGGAGGCCGCCAAATCCTGTAACTCCGACGCCGACGTGTGGATGGCTGACTTAGAAGACGGCATGGCGCCCACCTGGTCGAACGTGGTCACCGCCCACGAATGCCTCATGCGGGCAGCGCGTGGTGACTTCGCGTTCCAGTCGCGGTCGGGAAAAACCTTCAAAGCACGCAACCCGCACCCGCCCACGATGGTGCTGCGACCTCGGGGGTGGAACCTCACAGAAGACCACCTGACCTGGACGGACGCGACCGGGCGCGCGCACCCAGCCAGTGCGACCCTGGTGGATTTTGGGCTGTTTGTGTTCCACAACAGCCGGCCGTTGCTCAAGCGCAACCACGGGCCGTACTTCTACCTCCCCAAGGTCGAAAACAGGCATGAGGCGCGGTTGTGGAACAGTCTGTTTGAGCACGCGCAGGAGACTCTGGGGTTCGCGCGGGGGACGATTCGGGCGACGGTGCTGATCGAGTCGGTGACGGCGGCGTTCCAGATGGACGAAATCTTGTACGAACTGCGTGACCACGTGGTTGGCCTGGCCGCCGGGCGTTGGGATTACGTGGGTTCGCTGGTTACGCACTTTGGCCTGCGCGAAGGGTTCACGGTTCCGCAGCGGGACGAGATTCGGTCGGATTCGCCGTTCATCCGCGCGTTTACGGACCTGCTGGTGAGCACGTGTCACCGGCGCGGCGCCCAGGCGTTGGGCGGGCTGAGTACCGCTGTGGTTGAGTCTGCGCACTTGCCGGTTGCAGAGCCACATGAGCGTGAGCGCGTGTATGAGGACAAGCTGGCCGAGGTGTCCGCTGGCTTCGACGGCACGTGGATCGCGCACCGGTCGCTCATTGATGTGGTGCGTGCGGCGTACGGTAAGGCGCGGGCTGACCGTGCTGCGGTTCCTGTGGCCGAGGTCGTCGCCACCGACCGTGTGGATCTCACCGAACAGTTGCTCACGGTGCCTTCCGGGGTGATCAGTGAGGAAGGTGTGCGGTGGAACTTGCGGGTGTGCCTGCACTACATCGATGCGTGGCTGCGAGGCGTGGGTAGTGTCGGTTACAACGGGTACGTCGAAGATGTGTCGACGGCTGAGCTTGCGCGGTTGCAACTGTGGCAGTGGACGCGCCAGGGTGTGACTTTGGAAGATGGGCGGATGCTTAGCCAGGCGCTGGTGACACGATTCCTGGTAGAAGAGTTGGCCGTGCTTCCGCGCACCAACGCTGACCATTTCGACGAGGCTGAAGACTTTGTTCACAGCGCGTTGCGGAGCGAAAGCGCACCCGAGCCGTTCTACCCAGTGGCCTACCGTGACCACATGGTCTTCCGTGGGGCGTCGGTGCTGAGCCCTTCGCGTGGCAGTGCGCCCGGTGTTTCGCGCGCTGCTTAA
- the aceA gene encoding isocitrate lyase: MTNELHNADAIRSDWATNPRWSGVARDYTADDVVKLRGSLIEEHTLARHGAERLWNLVHSEDFVNALGALTGNQAVQQVKAGLKAIYLSGWQVAADANLASQTYPDQSIYPANSVPAVVRRINNALMRADQIETSEGTTSVEDWLAPIVADAEAGFGGALNVYELMRGMINAGAAGVHFEDQLGSEKKCGHLGGKVLVPTAQHIRTLNAARLAADVENVPTLIIARTDAEAATLITSDVDERDQKYLTGERTAEGYFKVNNGLQPCIDRGLAFAPYSDLLWMETSTPDLDVARQFAEAIKAEYPDQMLAYNCSPSFNWKKHLDDDTIAKFQRELGAMGYKFQFITLAGFHALNYSMFDLAHGYAREQMKAYVELQEREFGSEERGYTATKHQREVGTGYFDLVSTAVNPQSSTTALKDSTEAAQF; the protein is encoded by the coding sequence ATGACTAACGAACTCCACAACGCCGATGCAATCCGCAGCGACTGGGCAACCAACCCACGCTGGTCCGGTGTCGCCCGTGACTACACGGCAGATGACGTGGTTAAACTGCGCGGATCGCTGATCGAAGAGCACACGCTTGCTCGTCACGGTGCCGAGCGCCTGTGGAACCTGGTCCACTCGGAAGACTTCGTTAACGCGCTGGGTGCCCTCACAGGTAACCAGGCAGTCCAGCAGGTCAAGGCCGGCCTCAAGGCGATCTACCTGTCTGGTTGGCAGGTCGCGGCAGACGCCAACCTCGCATCCCAGACCTACCCAGACCAGTCCATCTACCCAGCCAACTCGGTGCCAGCAGTCGTGCGCCGCATCAACAACGCACTCATGCGCGCCGACCAGATTGAGACCTCGGAAGGCACCACCTCGGTCGAAGACTGGCTGGCACCCATCGTCGCTGACGCAGAAGCCGGATTCGGTGGCGCGCTCAACGTGTACGAACTCATGCGCGGAATGATCAACGCCGGTGCCGCAGGTGTCCACTTCGAAGACCAGCTGGGATCCGAAAAGAAGTGTGGCCACCTGGGCGGAAAGGTGCTGGTGCCCACTGCACAGCACATCCGCACCCTCAACGCAGCTCGCCTGGCAGCCGACGTTGAAAACGTCCCCACCCTCATCATCGCGCGAACTGACGCGGAAGCGGCAACCCTGATCACCTCGGACGTGGACGAACGCGACCAGAAGTACCTCACAGGGGAACGCACCGCGGAAGGCTACTTCAAGGTCAACAACGGGCTGCAGCCATGCATCGACCGCGGTCTGGCATTCGCACCGTACAGCGACCTACTGTGGATGGAAACTTCCACGCCAGACCTGGACGTGGCTCGCCAGTTCGCGGAAGCGATCAAAGCTGAGTACCCAGACCAGATGCTGGCTTACAACTGCTCGCCGTCGTTTAACTGGAAGAAGCACCTGGACGACGACACGATTGCGAAGTTCCAGCGCGAACTCGGAGCCATGGGATACAAGTTCCAGTTCATCACCCTGGCCGGATTCCACGCACTCAACTACTCCATGTTCGACCTGGCACACGGTTACGCACGTGAACAGATGAAGGCATACGTCGAACTGCAGGAACGCGAGTTCGGTAGCGAAGAGCGTGGCTACACCGCCACCAAGCACCAGCGCGAAGTTGGAACCGGCTACTTCGACCTGGTCAGCACGGCAGTCAACCCACAGTCCTCGACCACCGCGCTGAAGGACTCAACTGAAGCAGCGCAGTTCTAA